In Aestuariibaculum lutulentum, one DNA window encodes the following:
- a CDS encoding DMT family transporter gives MNRSYLELHIAIILAGFTGLFGKLVMLNEMLLVFYRVLFSSAVLLILLKYLQRRKTNVPFWSKTNGLMLANGVLLALHWVFFFGSIKASTVSLGILCFCLTSFFTAILEPLINRKGFSIRNLGLSTLSLIGIALIFGFDSSYRLGIALGVISSIFISVFTIFNERFIHRHDTLKVTTFQMVGGFIGLGCIILLFTQVTDFVFQFPNTSDLGYLLILSLFCTVLLCLLLNNALRHISSFTVNLSFNLEPIYTIILSAIIFNEAADFTLSFWIGLSFIVLSIVLQTLFARASRKRIKAQALSELST, from the coding sequence ATGAACAGGTCGTATTTAGAATTGCATATTGCTATTATTTTAGCCGGCTTTACTGGTTTGTTTGGTAAACTGGTAATGCTTAATGAAATGCTGTTGGTGTTTTACCGTGTGTTATTTTCATCTGCAGTATTACTTATTTTGCTGAAGTATTTACAGCGTCGCAAAACCAATGTGCCATTCTGGAGTAAAACGAATGGACTCATGTTAGCTAATGGGGTGTTACTGGCTTTGCATTGGGTGTTCTTTTTCGGAAGTATTAAAGCCTCAACCGTGTCGTTGGGTATTTTGTGCTTTTGTCTCACCAGTTTTTTTACGGCTATATTGGAACCTTTAATAAACCGAAAGGGCTTCTCTATTCGGAATTTAGGCTTAAGTACCCTTAGCTTAATAGGGATTGCTTTAATTTTTGGTTTCGATAGTTCGTATCGGCTAGGTATTGCGCTGGGGGTTATTTCTTCAATATTTATATCGGTATTTACCATTTTTAATGAGCGTTTTATTCATAGACATGATACGCTTAAGGTAACTACGTTTCAAATGGTTGGCGGGTTTATAGGATTAGGATGTATTATTCTTTTGTTTACTCAGGTTACCGATTTTGTGTTTCAATTTCCTAATACCTCAGATTTGGGGTATTTATTAATCTTGTCCCTGTTCTGTACGGTATTACTATGCCTGTTGCTGAATAATGCCTTGCGCCATATCAGCTCGTTTACCGTGAACTTAAGTTTTAATTTAGAGCCTATTTATACCATTATACTTTCGGCTATTATTTTTAATGAAGCAGCCGATTTTACCTTATCCTTTTGGATTGGTTTAAGTTTCATTGTGCTATCTATTGTACTTCAAACACTTTTTGCGCGTGCGTCTCGTAAACGGATTAAAGCACAGGCTTTGTCTGAATTATCAACCTAA
- a CDS encoding MFS transporter, translating to MKVTQGANKTLFINTLAFTFCFAAWLLNGILVTFLADNQVFDWSAVEIGWLIGIPVLTGAIFRLPAGILTDKLGGKPVFAGLLLICAIPMYLLSYANGFWSFALCSLGFGITGASFAVGIAFSSIWYPKEKQGIALGIFGAGNAGAAITTLVGPKLLNYLTDGRTNLEGWRMMPRIYAACLVLMAIIFFLTTTNKKPVSSTKSLSGMLQPLKSVRVWRFGLYYFLVFGCFVAFAGWLVPYYTNVYALDLATAGLLASCFSLPSGVIRAFGGWLSDKFGARKVMYWVLGTSVVLSSTLIIPRMDIYAAGKGIMAKGSGEVTEVSDTHIVVNNITYPVIQRSKELAHADDEFRVFPVKESWQQVRVKKGDKVSKKELLAEGKTHIYFQANVWIFAIIAIIIGSVWGIGKAAVYKHIPDYFPEEVGVVGGMVGVLGGLGGFFCPILFGYLLEGTGLWSSCWILMLILSAVCLVWMHRVIQQMTNKATPLLVNKFENNVD from the coding sequence ATGAAAGTAACACAAGGCGCAAATAAAACATTGTTTATTAATACTCTGGCATTTACATTCTGTTTTGCAGCGTGGCTGTTAAATGGTATTCTAGTAACGTTTCTCGCAGATAATCAGGTGTTCGACTGGAGCGCTGTAGAAATAGGATGGTTAATAGGTATTCCAGTGTTAACAGGTGCTATATTTCGTTTACCGGCAGGAATTTTAACAGATAAGTTAGGAGGTAAACCGGTATTTGCTGGCTTGCTTTTAATTTGCGCCATACCAATGTATCTTTTGTCTTATGCCAATGGGTTCTGGTCGTTTGCTTTATGCAGTCTGGGGTTTGGAATTACAGGTGCCAGCTTTGCAGTAGGTATTGCCTTTTCATCTATCTGGTATCCTAAAGAAAAACAAGGCATTGCTTTGGGGATTTTTGGAGCTGGTAATGCAGGGGCCGCTATTACAACATTGGTAGGGCCGAAGTTATTGAATTATTTAACCGATGGCCGAACAAATTTGGAAGGGTGGCGAATGATGCCACGAATTTACGCCGCATGTTTAGTATTGATGGCGATTATATTCTTTTTAACGACGACCAATAAGAAACCGGTATCAAGTACAAAAAGCCTCTCAGGCATGTTGCAGCCTTTAAAGAGTGTACGCGTCTGGCGATTTGGGTTGTATTACTTTTTAGTCTTTGGTTGCTTTGTGGCTTTCGCAGGATGGCTCGTCCCATATTACACCAATGTGTATGCTCTGGATTTGGCCACTGCAGGACTATTAGCCTCATGTTTTAGTTTACCATCAGGAGTAATCAGAGCTTTTGGTGGCTGGTTATCCGATAAGTTTGGAGCCAGAAAAGTGATGTACTGGGTGTTAGGAACATCGGTGGTGTTAAGTTCGACGTTAATTATCCCCAGAATGGATATTTACGCTGCTGGAAAAGGTATTATGGCAAAAGGCTCCGGAGAAGTTACTGAGGTAAGCGATACGCATATTGTGGTTAACAATATAACCTATCCTGTAATACAGCGTTCAAAAGAATTGGCTCATGCTGATGATGAGTTTAGGGTTTTCCCGGTTAAGGAATCCTGGCAGCAGGTGCGTGTGAAAAAGGGCGATAAGGTGAGTAAAAAAGAATTGCTGGCCGAAGGGAAAACTCATATTTACTTTCAGGCTAACGTGTGGATCTTCGCCATTATTGCCATAATTATAGGATCGGTTTGGGGAATTGGAAAGGCTGCGGTATATAAACATATTCCTGATTATTTTCCGGAAGAAGTTGGTGTAGTAGGAGGTATGGTAGGTGTACTTGGAGGTTTAGGAGGTTTCTTTTGTCCTATTTTGTTTGGGTACTTACTGGAAGGCACAGGACTTTGGTCGAGTTGCTGGATACTTATGCTCATACTATCGGCAGTTTGTTTGGTTTGGATGCACAGAGTAATACAGCAAATGACAAATAAAGCAACACCTTTATTGGTTAATAAATTTGAGAATAATGTAGATTAA
- the rsgA gene encoding ribosome small subunit-dependent GTPase A: MALEDLGYSKTLEDYRQQHNLGAFEVGRVAQEHKDRYVVVTDAKTLDGELIGNLRYTATSRNDLPVVGDWVAISEYDEGKGLIHAVLPRFSVLERQAIGKYGEAQLIASNVDYGLIIQSVNRDFNINRLERYLTLCYASKIKPIIVVTKTDLTDVQKVNVLLDEINNRIKNVSIVAVSNKTQMGMDDLKKLIYKGKTYCLLGSSGVGKSSLINSLSGAYLMKTGSISERIDRGKHVTTHRELISLINGAILIDNPGMREVGITDASGGLESTFEKIYELTQHCKFSDCTHTTEQGCAVISAIEKGEIEESFFENYLKMEREKEHFESTVAEKRKKDKDFGKMIKQYKKSKNSNRN, encoded by the coding sequence ATGGCTCTGGAAGATTTAGGATATAGTAAAACCTTAGAAGATTATAGACAACAGCATAATCTCGGAGCGTTTGAAGTGGGCAGGGTAGCGCAGGAGCATAAAGATCGGTATGTGGTAGTCACCGATGCGAAAACTCTGGACGGTGAACTTATAGGGAATTTAAGATATACGGCTACAAGTAGAAATGATTTACCTGTTGTTGGAGATTGGGTTGCTATTTCGGAATATGATGAAGGTAAAGGGTTAATTCATGCTGTTTTGCCTCGTTTTTCTGTTTTAGAACGTCAAGCCATAGGTAAATATGGAGAAGCGCAATTAATAGCCAGTAATGTCGATTATGGATTAATTATACAATCGGTAAACAGAGATTTTAATATCAACAGGTTGGAGCGTTATTTAACCTTATGTTACGCTTCGAAAATCAAACCAATAATCGTTGTTACAAAAACAGACCTGACAGATGTACAGAAGGTAAATGTCTTACTTGATGAAATAAACAATAGGATTAAAAATGTTTCTATTGTTGCTGTGAGTAATAAAACCCAAATGGGGATGGATGACCTGAAAAAACTGATTTATAAGGGTAAAACCTACTGTCTTTTAGGGTCGTCTGGCGTAGGTAAATCTTCGCTTATAAATAGTTTGAGTGGAGCATATTTGATGAAAACAGGAAGTATTAGTGAACGTATAGACAGAGGTAAACATGTTACCACACACCGAGAGCTAATATCTTTAATAAACGGAGCGATACTTATTGATAATCCGGGAATGCGAGAGGTTGGAATAACAGATGCTTCAGGTGGATTAGAAAGCACATTCGAAAAAATATACGAATTAACACAACATTGTAAATTTTCAGATTGTACGCATACTACAGAGCAGGGCTGTGCTGTAATATCGGCCATAGAAAAAGGAGAAATAGAGGAATCGTTTTTTGAAAATTATCTAAAAATGGAAAGAGAAAAAGAACATTTTGAATCGACAGTGGCCGAAAAACGTAAAAAGGATAAAGACTTTGGTAAGATGATAAAGCAGTATAAGAAGTCTAAAAACTCTAATAGGAATTAA
- a CDS encoding lysozyme inhibitor LprI family protein: MKNLLTFIILTFSFSCFSQTQAEMNKQAYAEFNKSDKTLNEIYKTILSEYKSDTIFLQNLKKSQRLWIQFRDAEMEMKFPNYSDKIYGSIHPTCRAFYLKELTDKRIETLKEWVSGTEEGDACNGSVKIIEEIDSQYMGKAFIEKNGTIWMSANMKKDHRIFGYKDKDIYSEKMILLSIFTNEVENNPFDCEYGAFYDTNGMKDMELKYIATENEFLKIEIIKNGKTIDQVYMLKKWFKFE, translated from the coding sequence ATGAAAAACCTACTTACATTCATAATTCTGACATTTAGTTTTAGTTGTTTCTCGCAAACTCAAGCGGAAATGAATAAACAAGCATATGCAGAATTTAACAAGTCCGACAAAACATTGAATGAAATATATAAAACCATTTTATCTGAATATAAATCGGACACAATCTTTCTACAAAACCTTAAAAAATCACAAAGACTTTGGATTCAATTTCGAGACGCTGAAATGGAAATGAAATTCCCAAATTATTCAGATAAAATATATGGTTCAATTCATCCAACTTGTAGAGCATTTTACTTAAAAGAATTAACCGATAAAAGAATTGAGACTTTAAAAGAATGGGTTAGCGGAACTGAAGAAGGAGATGCTTGCAATGGCTCGGTAAAAATTATTGAGGAAATTGACTCTCAATATATGGGAAAAGCTTTTATCGAAAAAAACGGAACTATTTGGATGTCAGCAAATATGAAAAAGGACCATCGGATTTTCGGATATAAGGACAAAGACATTTATTCAGAAAAGATGATTTTATTATCAATATTCACAAATGAAGTCGAGAATAATCCTTTTGATTGCGAATATGGAGCCTTCTATGACACAAACGGAATGAAAGATATGGAGTTAAAGTATATCGCAACCGAAAATGAATTTTTGAAAATAGAAATAATAAAAAACGGAAAAACCATTGACCAAGTATATATGCTTAAAAAATGGTTCAAGTTTGAATAA
- a CDS encoding threonine/serine exporter family protein: MKMAEKENEIQDIGMILLRIGSMLQSSGACTARIRIILERIARAYDMNANALITHRAIILTLLNQQEEPVFNSVKRTASVGVNFKIVSGISLMSLNIKNSKWQLVNIIKELDKLENAPHYHRFIVMNAVSLAGAGFCFLAEGSLFSMSVCFIATFLGLFVKQETTRIHLNPYLCVFLGAFTATFIAGAFRCFFPEADLEHAFATSVLFLIPGVPLINSFIDFIDGNLLNGIIRLINGLGISFMIAIGMICSIVIFNL; the protein is encoded by the coding sequence ATGAAAATGGCCGAAAAGGAAAATGAAATTCAGGACATAGGAATGATTTTGCTGCGAATCGGTTCCATGTTACAAAGTTCGGGAGCTTGTACTGCACGGATTAGAATCATTTTAGAGCGTATTGCACGCGCTTATGATATGAATGCAAATGCCCTGATTACTCACAGAGCGATTATTTTAACCTTATTAAACCAACAGGAAGAACCTGTTTTTAACAGTGTAAAACGAACCGCATCTGTTGGGGTTAATTTTAAGATTGTTTCGGGGATTAGTTTGATGAGTTTGAATATTAAAAACTCTAAATGGCAATTAGTTAATATTATAAAGGAACTTGATAAACTTGAAAATGCACCTCATTATCATCGGTTTATTGTTATGAATGCGGTTTCACTGGCTGGTGCTGGTTTTTGCTTCCTTGCTGAAGGGAGTCTTTTTTCAATGTCGGTTTGTTTTATAGCTACTTTTTTAGGGCTTTTTGTTAAGCAGGAAACCACACGAATTCATTTAAATCCATATTTATGTGTTTTCTTAGGAGCATTTACAGCGACCTTTATAGCTGGTGCTTTCAGGTGTTTTTTCCCGGAAGCAGACCTTGAACACGCGTTTGCAACCTCGGTTTTATTTCTTATTCCCGGGGTTCCTTTAATTAATTCGTTTATCGATTTTATTGATGGAAATCTGTTAAATGGGATAATTCGTTTAATTAACGGTTTAGGTATTTCATTTATGATTGCCATAGGAATGATTTGTTCAATTGTAATTTTCAATTTGTAA
- a CDS encoding PA3715 family protein, translating into MKKSIFITLFLFSLLSFGQKLTDKELIEKSIEFLRVNEKDLLIEKATLKTYQNDKIIIVLPILTNRDNECDYCYDIDNNILVWDKKSKSFEANYTKKSEWTSDAVYLSSLKIDTAPYYLNKNIRAFGLRYSYSGSSRVNPYDSEIINLYYLKDNKIIEVLSNLEIEKTTGENNGTCENASFETSKSILIMNDQFEDKLNDISIKTKIKNYSLDSECDKEIVKSESIKYETLIFNEKEKKYVLQHRL; encoded by the coding sequence ATGAAAAAATCAATATTCATAACTTTATTTCTGTTTTCATTGTTATCTTTTGGACAAAAATTGACTGACAAAGAACTAATTGAAAAGTCTATAGAGTTTTTAAGAGTTAACGAAAAAGATTTATTAATAGAAAAAGCAACTTTAAAGACATATCAGAATGATAAAATTATTATTGTCTTACCAATTTTAACGAACAGAGATAATGAATGCGACTATTGTTACGATATTGACAATAACATTCTTGTTTGGGATAAAAAATCAAAATCATTTGAAGCTAATTACACGAAAAAATCTGAATGGACTTCAGATGCCGTTTATTTAAGTTCATTAAAAATAGATACTGCACCTTATTATTTAAATAAAAACATCAGAGCTTTTGGATTAAGATATAGTTATAGTGGAAGTTCAAGAGTAAATCCTTATGACAGTGAAATAATCAATTTATATTATTTAAAAGACAACAAAATAATTGAAGTTTTGAGCAATTTAGAAATAGAAAAAACTACTGGAGAAAATAATGGAACTTGTGAAAATGCATCTTTTGAAACTTCAAAGAGTATTTTGATTATGAATGACCAATTTGAGGATAAATTAAATGACATAAGCATTAAGACAAAGATTAAAAATTATTCACTTGATTCAGAATGCGACAAAGAGATAGTTAAAAGTGAAAGTATAAAGTACGAAACATTAATATTTAACGAAAAAGAAAAAAAATACGTTTTACAACACCGGCTATAG
- a CDS encoding threonine/serine exporter family protein, with translation MLLILKALAGGVAAIGYAILFNTQSSSLVTIFFIGITGIFIKAGLMLFGINVIITSFFGATSVGFLSYYLARYIKRPPLTIAIPSIIPMVPGIFLYRMMIGFVKLADSREITEHEFIKLLSHTYSNGIKAIFILCVLAIGISFPYLLFRKSSLHYIHKK, from the coding sequence GTGCTCTTAATATTGAAAGCTTTGGCAGGAGGGGTTGCCGCTATAGGTTACGCCATTCTGTTTAATACACAATCTTCATCACTGGTTACCATATTTTTTATTGGTATAACCGGTATTTTTATAAAAGCAGGACTGATGCTTTTTGGTATTAACGTTATTATTACATCGTTTTTTGGAGCAACAAGTGTTGGCTTTTTAAGCTATTACTTGGCACGATATATAAAAAGACCACCTTTAACCATTGCTATTCCTTCAATCATTCCAATGGTGCCGGGTATTTTTTTATACCGCATGATGATTGGATTTGTGAAATTGGCTGATAGCAGGGAAATTACTGAACATGAATTTATTAAATTACTGTCGCATACGTATTCAAATGGGATAAAAGCCATATTTATACTTTGTGTTTTAGCAATTGGTATAAGCTTCCCTTATCTTCTTTTTAGAAAAAGCTCGTTGCATTATATCCACAAAAAGTAA
- a CDS encoding DMP19 family protein, translated as MTEIEKALNLSDETEKIIAIGELIGNKIGDDDSLEDLTESEKTFLYVDILEREVNNGGFDQFFYNSSGEFAHEILDAYQKIGAEKTADIINRAIKLFPTLPVPKNWEARQDIMLAKESNSFLWNELDTEFYKYEDNIIELIIKYVEKNKADFE; from the coding sequence ATGACTGAAATTGAGAAAGCATTAAATCTGTCGGATGAAACTGAAAAAATTATTGCTATTGGAGAATTAATCGGAAACAAAATTGGGGACGATGACTCTTTAGAAGACTTAACTGAATCGGAAAAAACCTTTCTCTATGTGGATATTTTAGAAAGAGAAGTAAATAATGGTGGATTTGACCAGTTCTTTTACAATTCTTCTGGGGAATTTGCCCACGAAATACTTGATGCTTATCAGAAAATCGGAGCCGAAAAAACTGCAGACATAATAAATAGAGCGATAAAATTATTTCCAACTTTACCTGTTCCGAAAAATTGGGAAGCAAGACAAGATATTATGTTGGCTAAAGAATCAAATTCATTTCTATGGAATGAACTTGATACCGAATTTTATAAATACGAAGACAATATTATTGAACTGATAATTAAGTATGTTGAAAAAAACAAAGCGGACTTTGAATAA
- a CDS encoding voltage-gated chloride channel family protein, whose amino-acid sequence MNLTNIKKQLFAFEQIPSLLYLIKWLFICLVLGALAGSVSAFFLTALEWATNYRESHLWIIWLLPVGGFIIGLSYHLFGSSVVKGNNLLLEEFHSPKKIIPFKMAPLVLFGTIVTHLFGGSAGREGTAVQIGGAIADQFTKILKLSKRDRKIILIAGISAGFASVFGTPLAGGIFALEVLILGRLRLDAIIPSFMAAVFADYFCRVWGVPHTHYHIDSVAEMTPINLLWALLAGIIFGLVAMLFSKSTHFWGDLFKKHISYPPLRPVIGGVVLAITIYFMGTTKYIGLGIPTIVDAFSVDLNSYDFLLKVLFTSFTLGAGFKGGEVTPLFYIGATLGNALIWFIPLPMGLLAGMGFVAVFAGATNTPIACTIMGIELFGIESGVFIALACSTAYLFSGHSGVYASQIIGSPKNNYYLREKGLHLSDVEDRRDQNKPK is encoded by the coding sequence ATGAACCTAACCAATATTAAAAAACAGCTTTTTGCTTTCGAACAAATACCATCGCTATTATATCTTATCAAATGGCTTTTTATTTGTTTGGTATTAGGAGCTCTGGCAGGTAGCGTTTCAGCCTTTTTTCTTACCGCTTTAGAGTGGGCAACCAATTACCGCGAATCTCACTTATGGATTATCTGGTTACTGCCCGTAGGTGGTTTCATTATCGGCTTATCCTATCACCTTTTTGGTAGCAGTGTTGTAAAAGGCAATAACCTGTTACTGGAAGAATTTCATAGCCCTAAAAAAATCATCCCATTTAAAATGGCGCCTTTGGTACTTTTCGGAACCATTGTTACGCATTTATTCGGGGGTTCGGCTGGTCGTGAGGGTACGGCAGTACAAATAGGTGGTGCCATTGCCGACCAGTTTACCAAAATTTTAAAACTCTCGAAACGCGATAGAAAAATCATTTTAATTGCCGGTATTAGCGCCGGTTTTGCTTCGGTATTTGGTACACCTTTAGCAGGCGGAATCTTCGCGTTGGAAGTGCTTATTTTAGGGCGTTTACGCTTAGATGCCATCATACCTAGTTTTATGGCTGCCGTATTTGCCGATTATTTTTGCCGGGTTTGGGGCGTACCCCACACCCATTATCACATTGATAGCGTAGCCGAAATGACCCCCATCAATCTGCTATGGGCTTTACTAGCGGGTATCATTTTTGGCTTAGTAGCTATGTTATTCTCAAAATCGACACATTTCTGGGGAGACCTGTTTAAAAAACACATTAGCTATCCGCCATTGCGTCCTGTAATTGGTGGTGTGGTATTAGCTATCACCATTTACTTTATGGGTACGACCAAATACATAGGTTTAGGAATTCCGACTATTGTAGATGCGTTTAGCGTTGACTTAAACTCATACGATTTCCTTCTAAAAGTTCTGTTTACCTCATTTACTTTGGGAGCAGGATTTAAAGGTGGCGAAGTCACGCCTTTATTCTATATTGGCGCCACACTGGGAAACGCATTAATATGGTTCATTCCGCTACCAATGGGCTTATTGGCCGGTATGGGATTTGTAGCCGTATTTGCCGGAGCTACCAACACCCCAATTGCGTGTACGATAATGGGTATAGAACTTTTCGGAATCGAATCAGGAGTGTTTATCGCTCTGGCCTGCAGCACCGCTTACCTGTTCTCAGGACATTCCGGAGTGTATGCCTCGCAGATTATAGGAAGTCCTAAAAACAATTATTATTTACGTGAGAAAGGTCTGCATCTATCTGATGTGGAAGACCGTCGCGACCAGAATAAACCAAAATAA
- a CDS encoding CatB-related O-acetyltransferase → MKIPDKNKIFPLDNYNRLCFLKNIIKNPNIIVGDYTYYDDFENVENFEKNVKYHFDFVGDKLRIGKFCMIASDVKFIMNGANHLTESLTTYPFAIFGEDWKTVMDGKEYPKKGDITIGNDVWIGYNATIMAGVTIGDGAIIATNSTVIKDVEPYSIVGGNPSKEIKKRFSDEKIKKLLEIQWWNWDIERITRNVQNLTDNKLEKIVE, encoded by the coding sequence ATGAAAATACCAGACAAGAATAAAATATTTCCGCTCGACAACTATAATAGACTTTGCTTTCTTAAAAACATCATTAAAAATCCCAATATTATCGTTGGAGATTACACCTACTATGATGATTTCGAAAACGTTGAAAATTTTGAGAAAAACGTAAAATATCACTTTGATTTTGTTGGCGACAAATTAAGAATTGGAAAATTTTGTATGATTGCCTCCGACGTTAAATTTATAATGAATGGAGCAAATCATTTAACGGAATCGCTAACAACTTACCCGTTTGCTATTTTTGGTGAAGACTGGAAAACAGTAATGGACGGAAAGGAATATCCGAAAAAAGGAGATATAACTATCGGTAATGATGTGTGGATTGGGTATAATGCAACGATAATGGCAGGAGTAACCATTGGAGACGGAGCTATAATTGCAACAAACTCTACTGTTATAAAAGATGTTGAACCTTATTCTATTGTTGGAGGAAATCCTTCCAAAGAAATTAAGAAACGTTTTTCAGATGAAAAAATTAAAAAGCTATTGGAAATTCAATGGTGGAATTGGGATATAGAACGAATAACAAGAAATGTTCAGAATTTAACAGACAATAAACTTGAAAAAATAGTTGAATAA
- a CDS encoding S1/P1 nuclease, giving the protein MKSFSLHLCILTILISSLNLNASTVDDWGATGHRVVGEIAQKYLKGKAKREVNRLLKQHSLAFASTYGDEIKSDKAYDKYYTWHFVNMPFDETYETSEKNPDGDLVTGIESCKAVLLDKNASDEDKIFHLKMLIHLIGDLHQPMHVGLAEDKGGNDFKLQWFYKDSNLHRVWDSDMIEDYKMGYDELADNADVLSKNQIKAIQEGSVIDWVNETHDITKKVYASVEPNENLRYRYSYDHFKTVRSQLQIAGIRLAKILNDIF; this is encoded by the coding sequence ATGAAATCCTTCTCCCTTCACCTTTGTATTTTAACTATTCTTATTTCCTCCTTAAATCTTAACGCCTCAACAGTAGACGACTGGGGAGCTACCGGACATCGTGTGGTTGGCGAAATTGCTCAAAAATATTTAAAAGGAAAAGCGAAACGTGAAGTCAACCGTTTGCTGAAACAACATTCTTTAGCGTTTGCCTCGACCTATGGCGATGAAATTAAATCGGATAAAGCTTATGACAAGTATTACACCTGGCACTTTGTTAACATGCCTTTTGATGAAACCTATGAAACTTCTGAGAAGAATCCTGATGGTGATTTAGTAACAGGTATTGAATCCTGTAAAGCGGTTTTATTAGACAAAAATGCATCTGATGAGGATAAAATCTTTCACTTAAAAATGCTTATTCACCTGATTGGTGATCTACACCAGCCAATGCATGTAGGATTAGCTGAAGATAAAGGCGGAAATGATTTCAAACTACAATGGTTTTACAAAGACAGCAACCTGCACCGTGTTTGGGATTCAGATATGATTGAAGATTATAAAATGGGCTATGATGAATTGGCTGACAATGCCGATGTATTATCTAAAAATCAAATAAAAGCCATTCAGGAAGGTTCTGTTATAGATTGGGTGAACGAAACCCACGACATTACTAAAAAAGTCTACGCTTCTGTTGAACCCAACGAAAACTTAAGATACCGTTATTCTTACGATCATTTTAAAACGGTTAGAAGTCAGTTACAAATAGCTGGTATACGTTTAGCGAAAATATTGAACGATATTTTTTAA
- a CDS encoding mechanosensitive ion channel family protein, producing MDKLTEWNDNVMHSLSTMTNEVAKVVPNLLGALAVLIIGWLSIKLIVFVVRRGLKFAKADKLDDKLNEIQFLGSSQLNFDVIGIITKFVKWVMYLIIVIVITDILNLTIVSEEIRNFLRYIPQLFSALIIFTIGLLLANFIKKGIQSFFDSMDMSGAKFISQVVFLVLLVFISITALNQAGVDTEIITSNITMILAAFLLAFAIAFGLGAQRVVNDLLRAFYARKTYEIGQVIEFNDIKGEVERIDNISITIKTLTGKLVIPIKDIVESQVRIRE from the coding sequence ATGGATAAATTAACGGAATGGAATGATAATGTAATGCATTCATTATCAACTATGACAAATGAAGTGGCTAAAGTGGTGCCTAATTTACTCGGTGCATTGGCTGTTCTAATTATAGGATGGTTAAGTATTAAGCTTATTGTTTTTGTTGTTAGACGAGGACTCAAGTTTGCTAAAGCCGATAAGTTAGATGATAAACTAAATGAAATTCAGTTCTTGGGAAGTAGCCAATTGAATTTCGATGTTATTGGCATTATAACCAAGTTTGTGAAATGGGTGATGTATTTAATTATTGTTATCGTAATCACCGATATTTTAAATCTTACCATAGTTTCAGAGGAAATCAGAAACTTTTTGAGATACATTCCACAGTTATTTTCGGCGTTAATCATATTTACCATTGGTTTACTGCTGGCTAATTTTATTAAAAAGGGGATTCAGTCTTTTTTTGATTCTATGGATATGTCTGGTGCTAAATTTATCAGTCAGGTGGTATTTTTAGTATTGCTTGTTTTTATATCTATTACCGCATTAAATCAGGCAGGGGTAGACACAGAGATCATTACAAGTAATATTACCATGATTTTAGCGGCCTTTTTACTGGCATTTGCTATTGCTTTCGGTTTGGGAGCACAACGTGTGGTAAACGATTTACTAAGGGCGTTTTATGCCAGAAAGACTTATGAAATAGGACAGGTGATAGAGTTTAACGATATTAAAGGCGAGGTCGAGCGCATTGATAATATTTCCATTACCATAAAAACATTAACAGGGAAATTGGTAATACCTATTAAAGATATAGTAGAGAGTCAAGTAAGAATACGGGAATAA